A region of Paenibacillus sp. JNUCC-31 DNA encodes the following proteins:
- a CDS encoding DUF1273 domain-containing protein: MKNLLITGYRAHELQIFGQKHEGIPFIKKAISSRLTPLVEDGLEWVLTPGQYGVDLWACEVVLELKETFPDLKLSIITAFQNPEEQWKEDKQEYYRSILQGVDYYGAISRQPYIGPWQFTARDDLLLRKSDGLLLVYDEDAGEGSPRFIKEKAVKKQLNEDYTIISVTSEDIQSVAEDERMNDVMDYGDSSF, translated from the coding sequence CTGAAAAACTTGCTGATTACCGGTTACCGGGCACATGAATTACAGATTTTCGGACAGAAACACGAGGGGATTCCTTTCATCAAAAAAGCCATCTCCTCCCGTCTTACGCCTCTGGTTGAAGACGGGCTGGAGTGGGTGCTGACGCCAGGCCAATACGGCGTGGACCTCTGGGCCTGCGAAGTGGTACTTGAGCTGAAGGAGACGTTTCCGGATCTGAAGCTGTCGATCATTACCGCTTTTCAGAACCCGGAGGAACAATGGAAGGAAGACAAACAGGAGTATTACCGCTCCATCCTGCAAGGTGTAGACTATTATGGGGCCATTAGTCGCCAGCCGTATATCGGCCCGTGGCAATTCACTGCGCGGGATGACTTGCTGCTGCGCAAAAGCGATGGCCTTCTGCTCGTCTATGATGAAGATGCCGGGGAAGGCAGTCCCCGTTTTATCAAGGAAAAAGCCGTGAAAAAACAGCTGAACGAAGATTACACGATTATCAGCGTCACATCGGAGGATATCCAATCGGTTGCCGAGGATGAACGGATGAACGATGTAATGGATTACGGAGATTCTTCATTCTGA
- a CDS encoding RluA family pseudouridine synthase: MNKRKRPTGNTSAKGKASTGSSTARSGRSTFTSAKSSGPSASRNTGTAKKPVAAKTSAGPKKSGASKPKAAKRSGNSYYRKQEPPRPYKVTEPDELLNFLLKHLKSGRNAVKSILGRGQVSVDQKVVTKFNLELTPGQIVTISKEGAVAAPSLTGINILHEDDDIIVIRKEAGLLSIAADKSDDLTAYRQLTEHVRRTNALNRIFIVHRLDRDTSGVMMFAKSEEVQQKLQDNWKENVQERVYVALVEGAVAKEEGTISSWLKETKTLKMYSSSRPNDGQHAITHYKRLQSNREFSLLEVRLETGRKNQIRVHMEDLGHPIAGDKKYGARTKTLGRLGLHARVLSFIHPTTGELMRFETDIPKQFLYPFRADAPQ; encoded by the coding sequence ATGAATAAACGCAAACGCCCCACAGGCAATACATCGGCCAAGGGGAAAGCATCTACAGGTTCATCCACAGCGCGGTCCGGGCGGTCCACTTTTACTTCCGCCAAATCATCAGGACCTTCCGCATCACGCAATACAGGAACGGCGAAGAAGCCAGTAGCCGCCAAAACCTCGGCCGGACCCAAGAAATCCGGAGCTTCCAAACCCAAAGCAGCCAAACGCTCGGGTAATTCCTATTATCGTAAGCAAGAACCACCGCGCCCGTACAAAGTAACCGAACCGGATGAGCTGCTCAACTTCTTGCTGAAACATCTGAAGTCCGGAAGGAATGCGGTCAAATCCATTCTCGGTCGCGGGCAGGTATCCGTCGATCAGAAGGTGGTTACCAAGTTTAATCTGGAGCTGACGCCAGGACAGATTGTAACGATCAGCAAAGAAGGCGCCGTTGCCGCTCCTTCCTTGACGGGGATTAACATTTTGCATGAAGACGATGATATCATTGTCATTCGCAAGGAAGCCGGACTGCTATCCATTGCCGCTGACAAAAGTGATGACCTTACCGCTTATCGCCAGCTGACCGAGCATGTTCGCCGTACCAACGCGCTGAACCGGATATTTATTGTCCATCGCCTGGACCGTGACACTTCGGGTGTCATGATGTTCGCCAAGAGCGAAGAAGTGCAGCAAAAGCTGCAGGACAACTGGAAAGAGAACGTACAAGAACGTGTGTATGTTGCCCTTGTGGAAGGTGCAGTAGCGAAGGAAGAGGGTACCATCTCCTCCTGGCTGAAAGAAACCAAAACACTGAAGATGTATTCCAGTTCTCGCCCGAATGATGGACAGCACGCGATTACACACTACAAGCGCCTGCAGTCGAACCGTGAGTTCTCCCTGCTGGAAGTCCGTCTGGAAACGGGACGCAAAAACCAGATTCGTGTGCATATGGAAGATCTGGGCCATCCCATCGCAGGAGACAAGAAGTATGGTGCTCGCACCAAAACACTGGGACGCCTCGGACTGCATGCACGTGTACTTTCGTTCATCCATCCAACGACAGGTGAACTGATGAGATTTGAGACGGATATTCCGAAGCAGTTCCTGTATCCGTTCCGCGCAGATGCTCCCCAGTGA
- a CDS encoding GT-D fold domain-containing glycosyltransferase: MNSIYLEMDGVLDQLETAVKEKRPFSLVRVGDGENIVMSQETVWTTEQVLKERWAIKANLGQKGLRLPNLQLRDEVAASLQRADIVGVLPHGDSTIKAPEHLKRQLTDIVFAHFGISPALTCHACINRELAQMPRFWNMLAGKRVLLVTREIEPLRAVLVQEPYHLDITAALPFDSWDQMEETLQWIQTNRDTFDVALFSCGVNAVVLAERTAALAGKVAIDFGKANNIILKGRAN; encoded by the coding sequence ATGAATTCAATCTATCTTGAAATGGATGGTGTGCTGGATCAACTTGAAACCGCGGTGAAGGAGAAGCGTCCCTTCTCTCTGGTTCGTGTGGGCGATGGGGAGAATATCGTCATGTCCCAGGAAACGGTCTGGACCACGGAACAGGTTCTGAAGGAGCGTTGGGCCATCAAGGCCAATCTGGGACAAAAGGGACTTCGCCTACCCAACCTGCAGCTTCGGGATGAGGTCGCCGCTTCCTTGCAACGGGCAGATATCGTAGGCGTTCTTCCTCACGGGGACAGTACGATCAAAGCCCCGGAGCATCTCAAAAGACAACTGACCGACATCGTGTTCGCGCATTTCGGGATCTCTCCGGCACTGACTTGCCATGCCTGTATCAATCGGGAACTCGCGCAAATGCCCCGTTTCTGGAATATGCTTGCAGGCAAGCGGGTGCTGCTCGTTACCCGGGAGATTGAGCCGTTGCGAGCCGTGCTTGTTCAGGAACCGTACCATCTGGATATTACAGCCGCCTTGCCCTTCGACAGCTGGGACCAGATGGAAGAAACACTGCAATGGATTCAGACAAATCGGGATACCTTCGATGTAGCTCTCTTCTCCTGTGGAGTGAACGCAGTTGTACTTGCCGAGCGCACAGCGGCACTCGCGGGCAAAGTCGCCATCGACTTTGGCAAAGCCAACAACATCATTTTGAAAGGACGCGCCAACTAA
- a CDS encoding glycosyltransferase, with protein sequence MSRKVVIEINFNNYGMDPQRLTRDWLERRMSIFRTFTLHCLKAQTNQDFLTVVKLSKESGELMQEILAEQEPLPANIRFGTNIESVRAILAFAKGAEDIYIARLDSDDLYHKTFVQQLYDVQPQPGTMALINQNGYLWDSLNHEMAPAFHRSPQFYVYLYKTAEYAAGYRVKLPGRGTHGNVIDLPHELLVPRNYVNVVHSNNTSVKKVPPKDRLSREEMAAVLREFMI encoded by the coding sequence ATGTCCAGAAAAGTGGTTATTGAAATTAACTTCAACAATTACGGAATGGACCCTCAGCGGTTGACAAGAGATTGGCTGGAGCGGCGAATGAGCATTTTCCGTACATTCACCCTTCATTGCCTTAAGGCGCAGACGAATCAGGATTTCCTGACGGTGGTGAAGCTGTCCAAGGAATCGGGGGAGTTGATGCAGGAGATTTTGGCTGAACAGGAGCCGCTGCCTGCCAATATTCGTTTTGGAACAAATATCGAAAGTGTGCGTGCCATTCTGGCTTTTGCTAAGGGAGCAGAGGATATCTATATAGCCCGACTGGATTCGGATGATCTATATCACAAGACGTTTGTTCAGCAGCTCTATGATGTGCAGCCACAGCCCGGAACGATGGCACTCATCAACCAGAATGGATACCTGTGGGACAGCTTGAATCATGAAATGGCTCCAGCGTTTCACCGTTCCCCGCAATTCTATGTCTACCTATATAAAACGGCTGAGTACGCTGCGGGATACCGGGTGAAGCTGCCAGGCAGGGGAACACATGGCAATGTCATCGATCTGCCGCACGAGCTGCTGGTTCCGCGCAATTACGTGAATGTTGTGCATTCCAACAATACGTCTGTCAAAAAAGTACCGCCCAAAGATCGATTGAGCCGGGAAGAGATGGCTGCGGTACTACGAGAATTCATGATCTGA
- a CDS encoding polysaccharide biosynthesis protein, producing the protein MIQGQTILITGGTGSWGQKLTEVLLEQNPGEIRILSRNEYAQIAMQRDFGHDARLRFVIGDIRDYRAVEEACRGVDVLFHLAALKHVPVCEDQPDEAFKTNVIGTQNIIRAAIRMQVAKVIDVSTDKAVDPINVYGMTKALGEKMMIRANGLSESTRFVCIRGGNVLGTSGSVVPLFRRQIDEGKSLTITDKGMTRFFLTRTEAIHLLLKAAEAAVGGETFVMKMKACKMTDLASVMLEQAGRPAHDYKVTGIRPGEKLHEVLISPFEAPRTYKFDEQYYVILPQEPDKRLTDSYSGLSRVAFSEYRSDSAMMNRSAIAQFLRAGGYIH; encoded by the coding sequence ATGATTCAAGGACAAACGATTCTAATTACCGGAGGAACAGGATCCTGGGGACAAAAACTGACGGAGGTACTGCTGGAACAAAATCCGGGCGAGATTCGGATTCTTTCGCGTAATGAGTACGCCCAGATTGCGATGCAGCGCGATTTCGGTCATGATGCACGATTGCGTTTTGTCATTGGAGACATTCGTGATTATCGGGCGGTGGAGGAAGCCTGTCGCGGGGTGGATGTTCTCTTTCATCTGGCTGCACTGAAACACGTTCCGGTATGCGAGGATCAGCCGGATGAAGCGTTCAAGACCAACGTCATTGGGACGCAGAACATCATTCGCGCAGCCATTCGCATGCAGGTGGCGAAAGTCATTGACGTATCCACCGACAAGGCGGTAGATCCGATTAACGTATACGGCATGACCAAGGCTTTGGGGGAAAAGATGATGATTCGTGCCAATGGGCTGAGCGAGTCGACCCGATTTGTCTGTATTCGCGGGGGCAATGTGCTCGGAACCAGCGGCAGTGTTGTTCCATTGTTCCGCCGTCAGATTGATGAAGGCAAGAGCCTGACTATTACGGACAAAGGCATGACCCGCTTTTTCCTGACGCGTACGGAGGCGATTCATCTGTTGCTGAAGGCAGCTGAGGCTGCGGTGGGCGGAGAGACATTTGTCATGAAAATGAAGGCTTGCAAGATGACCGATCTGGCTTCGGTAATGCTGGAGCAGGCAGGTCGGCCAGCTCACGATTATAAAGTCACCGGGATTCGTCCGGGCGAAAAATTGCATGAAGTACTCATTTCCCCATTCGAAGCACCACGTACCTACAAGTTTGATGAACAATATTATGTGATTTTGCCACAGGAACCGGACAAGCGCCTGACAGATTCATACAGCGGCCTGTCTCGTGTGGCCTTTTCCGAGTATCGTTCAGACAGCGCGATGATGAATCGTTCCGCGATTGCCCAATTTTTACGTGCAGGCGGCTATATCCATTAA
- a CDS encoding nucleotide sugar dehydrogenase — protein sequence MEGMEESSKNDEVTKINQESATLQKINNRSLKAAVIGLGYVGLPMAVEMAQAGYQVQGIDIDVAKVAKLRAGKSYVIGIEDKVVQSLAQAGLFMAGTDYAAVAQADVIVICVPTPLTVEHQPDISFIAAAVDGITPYLREDCLVILESTTYPGTTEERVKQPIEDAKGWKVGQQFHVCYSPERVDPGSVHYGVKNTPKIIGGSTPACLSYGKAFYGSFLNEIVPVSSTTVAETAKLFENTFRSVNIALVNELTPACEQMGVNIWEVLDAAATKPFGYMPFYPGPGIGGHCIPIDPIYLSWAAGRQGSELQFITLADTTNRQMPERVVKRAAELLEQNGSTMQGARIVLAGMAYKKDIDDLRESPALDVFRLLSEAGADVCFTDPMVPVFRKEDGTVIQAQPASPELWAGADLVMITTDHTGFDYQEMVDHAKLIFDTRNATAGCVGGNIVVLGQPIRSDVNVMQNVKEVHEMQVHKNMRVDQTVAGDKQELTDYIEADREPHLKHSHEDSGGSHGES from the coding sequence GTGGAAGGAATGGAAGAGAGCAGCAAGAATGACGAAGTTACGAAGATCAATCAGGAAAGTGCCACACTTCAAAAAATAAACAACCGCTCCCTCAAAGCCGCCGTTATTGGTCTCGGGTATGTCGGGTTGCCGATGGCAGTGGAGATGGCCCAGGCTGGGTATCAGGTGCAAGGGATTGATATCGATGTGGCGAAGGTGGCTAAGCTGCGTGCAGGAAAATCGTATGTGATCGGCATTGAGGATAAGGTGGTGCAATCTCTTGCTCAGGCCGGGTTGTTCATGGCTGGGACGGATTACGCGGCAGTGGCACAGGCCGATGTCATTGTCATCTGTGTGCCTACACCTTTGACCGTAGAGCATCAGCCGGACATTTCATTTATCGCTGCAGCGGTGGATGGCATAACGCCTTATCTTCGGGAGGACTGCCTTGTCATATTGGAGAGTACTACGTATCCCGGCACCACCGAGGAGCGCGTAAAGCAGCCGATTGAGGATGCGAAAGGGTGGAAAGTAGGGCAGCAGTTCCATGTCTGTTATTCTCCAGAACGGGTAGACCCCGGAAGTGTGCATTATGGCGTGAAAAATACACCGAAGATCATTGGCGGCTCCACGCCAGCCTGTCTGTCCTATGGAAAAGCATTCTATGGCTCGTTCCTGAACGAAATCGTTCCCGTTAGTTCAACGACGGTGGCCGAGACGGCAAAACTGTTCGAAAATACATTTCGCAGCGTGAATATCGCGCTTGTGAACGAACTTACACCCGCCTGTGAGCAAATGGGTGTGAACATCTGGGAGGTGCTGGACGCGGCGGCGACCAAGCCCTTTGGTTATATGCCGTTCTATCCGGGTCCGGGCATTGGAGGACATTGCATTCCAATTGACCCGATCTATCTGTCCTGGGCCGCAGGCCGTCAGGGATCGGAGCTGCAATTCATTACGCTTGCGGATACGACCAATCGGCAAATGCCGGAAAGAGTGGTGAAGCGTGCCGCTGAGCTGCTTGAACAGAATGGCTCTACGATGCAGGGAGCCCGAATTGTACTGGCAGGTATGGCGTACAAAAAAGATATCGACGATCTGCGTGAATCTCCAGCACTGGATGTCTTTAGGTTACTTAGTGAAGCAGGTGCAGACGTTTGCTTCACCGACCCGATGGTGCCTGTGTTCCGCAAGGAGGATGGCACGGTTATCCAGGCTCAACCAGCCTCACCCGAATTATGGGCAGGAGCTGATCTGGTCATGATTACGACGGATCATACAGGCTTCGATTATCAGGAGATGGTGGATCATGCCAAGCTCATCTTCGACACACGCAATGCGACAGCCGGATGTGTCGGTGGTAATATCGTAGTGCTTGGACAGCCGATCCGGTCGGATGTAAACGTGATGCAAAACGTGAAGGAAGTACATGAAATGCAAGTTCACAAAAACATGCGAGTCGATCAGACGGTGGCTGGGGATAAGCAGGAACTGACAGATTATATTGAGGCGGACCGTGAACCTCACCTCAAACACTCGCACGAAGATTCTGGAGGCAGCCATGGCGAATCATGA
- a CDS encoding class I SAM-dependent methyltransferase: MANHDRVNERYYGEINSEESHEATRTRIHWMCREATGKRILDVGCSQGVTSILLAREGFRVTGIDLEEESIQYAREELAKESRPVRNNVDFRLLDITQWKTRTTFDTVLLGEVLEHFAHPETLLLQIHRLLYEEGTLVVTVPYGYHPFYDHKQTFYAGNLAMCLMPYFEVLKLEVHHKYLCCVARKRRKTQLHMSPTLNQLTEWMELDHLHFAAVEKNHLRLMNQRKKALDNAVEQVKRLRRQENGEG; encoded by the coding sequence ATGGCGAATCATGATCGGGTAAACGAACGTTATTATGGCGAGATTAATTCGGAAGAATCACATGAGGCCACACGTACCCGTATTCACTGGATGTGCAGGGAAGCAACTGGCAAGCGGATTCTGGATGTTGGGTGCAGCCAGGGCGTCACCTCCATTTTGCTGGCACGGGAAGGATTTCGGGTGACCGGCATCGATTTGGAAGAAGAGAGCATACAATACGCGCGGGAGGAACTGGCGAAGGAGTCCAGACCCGTTCGGAATAATGTGGATTTTCGTCTGCTGGATATTACGCAATGGAAAACGAGAACGACCTTTGATACCGTACTGCTGGGCGAAGTGCTGGAGCATTTTGCCCATCCGGAGACGTTATTGCTGCAGATTCACAGACTGCTGTATGAGGAGGGAACACTGGTTGTGACCGTACCATATGGCTATCATCCCTTTTACGATCACAAGCAGACGTTCTATGCCGGGAATCTGGCAATGTGTCTGATGCCGTATTTTGAAGTATTGAAGCTGGAAGTTCATCATAAATATCTATGTTGCGTGGCACGCAAGAGACGGAAAACGCAGCTGCATATGTCACCAACCCTGAACCAACTGACGGAATGGATGGAGCTGGATCACTTACATTTTGCCGCCGTGGAGAAGAATCACCTTCGCCTGATGAACCAACGCAAGAAAGCGCTGGACAATGCGGTGGAACAGGTTAAACGTCTGCGCCGTCAGGAGAACGGAGAAGGGTAA
- a CDS encoding glycosyltransferase family 2 protein, which produces MITISLCMIVKNEQCTLARCLDSVAGIADEIVIVDTGSSDRTMEIAVQYTDRVYTYEWKDDFAAARNYSFDHATQEYILWLDADDVLLPADRAKLEMLKQQLPSGGETAAVILSYTLAEGPEGSPLVTDRRLRLVKRNAGCRWHGRLHEQLAFPPGGVITADIAVTHRREAGHHSARNVRILRKWIAEEGAAQGRLLFYYAGECYDRQRYAAAVRAYAKLLLEPTGYREDRLIACARLAECYERLGEPGRKLGALLQSFQYDLPHADFCCSIAACFQDRQDWMAAIYWYMQALDVSSRDTGLRPVPVACRTWLPHARLSICYAQMGYWERALLHNGKAREFLPNDPGLLANRQKIEEVLSTGMENREERGDAPPR; this is translated from the coding sequence GTGATCACCATCAGTCTGTGCATGATTGTGAAGAACGAGCAATGCACGCTTGCGCGCTGTCTCGACTCGGTCGCTGGCATCGCTGACGAAATCGTTATTGTAGATACGGGGTCTTCCGACCGTACGATGGAGATCGCCGTGCAGTATACCGACCGGGTCTACACGTATGAGTGGAAGGATGATTTTGCCGCCGCGAGGAATTATTCATTCGACCATGCCACGCAGGAGTATATTTTGTGGCTGGATGCGGATGATGTGCTGCTTCCTGCTGATCGGGCGAAGCTGGAGATGCTGAAGCAGCAGCTGCCGTCCGGGGGGGAGACGGCAGCTGTGATCTTGAGCTATACGCTGGCCGAGGGGCCGGAGGGAAGTCCGCTCGTGACGGACCGCCGGTTGCGCCTCGTCAAGCGTAATGCGGGATGCCGCTGGCATGGCCGGCTGCACGAGCAGCTTGCTTTCCCGCCGGGCGGGGTCATTACGGCAGACATTGCCGTTACGCACCGCCGCGAAGCGGGCCATCATTCGGCGCGAAACGTGCGCATCCTGCGCAAATGGATCGCCGAAGAGGGCGCAGCCCAGGGACGCCTGCTGTTCTATTATGCAGGCGAATGTTATGACCGCCAGCGTTATGCGGCGGCGGTTCGGGCGTATGCGAAGCTGCTGCTGGAGCCGACCGGCTATCGCGAGGATCGGCTCATTGCCTGCGCGCGGCTGGCGGAATGTTATGAGCGGCTTGGCGAGCCGGGCCGCAAGCTTGGGGCGCTGCTGCAGTCGTTCCAGTACGACCTGCCGCATGCTGACTTCTGCTGCTCGATAGCTGCCTGCTTCCAGGATCGGCAGGATTGGATGGCGGCCATCTATTGGTACATGCAGGCACTGGACGTGAGCAGCCGGGATACCGGGCTGCGTCCAGTGCCTGTGGCATGCCGCACATGGCTGCCGCATGCCCGACTCTCGATCTGTTATGCCCAGATGGGCTACTGGGAACGGGCGCTTCTGCATAACGGGAAGGCCCGTGAGTTCCTGCCGAACGATCCCGGCCTGCTCGCCAATCGGCAGAAGATTGAAGAGGTGTTGAGTACGGGGATGGAAAACCGCGAAGAGCGTGGGGATGCCCCACCTCGCTAG
- a CDS encoding DUF5412 family protein, whose amino-acid sequence MEQHAQASDSSNISPPKSWIRRHPIFTAFTLLILALFATVFLYFMLRPYYSTFDRSEQGELAYTMPSPNGEYVAEMYGVPYGGAAGGVTIWVDVKKIIAPDVFTVKTIYRAEHHGANHLEWENEKTLRIENRNEYSDDSITLNIDDEIYDSWGWACQSLRMKDQYVRCLSPEK is encoded by the coding sequence ATGGAACAACATGCACAGGCTAGTGACTCTTCAAACATCTCACCACCAAAATCATGGATACGTCGACATCCGATATTCACCGCATTTACGTTATTGATTCTGGCCCTGTTTGCCACCGTATTCCTGTATTTCATGCTTCGCCCTTACTACTCCACGTTTGATCGTTCCGAACAAGGGGAACTCGCCTACACGATGCCATCGCCGAATGGAGAGTATGTCGCCGAGATGTACGGGGTGCCTTACGGAGGTGCAGCTGGTGGAGTCACAATCTGGGTGGATGTGAAGAAGATCATTGCCCCGGACGTGTTCACAGTAAAGACCATATATCGAGCCGAACACCACGGGGCCAACCACCTTGAATGGGAAAATGAAAAAACGCTCCGGATCGAGAATCGGAACGAGTACAGCGATGATAGCATTACGCTAAACATCGATGATGAAATCTATGACAGTTGGGGCTGGGCATGCCAAAGCCTGCGCATGAAGGACCAGTACGTGCGGTGCCTGTCACCCGAAAAGTAG
- a CDS encoding Rpn family recombination-promoting nuclease/putative transposase: protein MSDLLDPRNDFVFKRIFGSEENKDVLLVFLNRTFAESGEQPLTEIVLLNPYTDKDAPLDKQSIFDIWAKTAEGKLINIEMQLFNKYDIEKRTLYYWSKRYSSQLQEGQTYKELKKCVTINILNYSFIANERYHNVFHLREDHTGLELSDDLEVHFMELSKLDDQSVPMEGGLINWLLFLKGADKSNWEVLQMNEPTLKKAMDTLEFLSQDQEARRLYEERQKYLHDEASMIEWATEKGIAQGIAKGIEKGLVEGEKRKAIEIAKNMLSFGIEVSVIAKTSGLTESEVEALKD, encoded by the coding sequence ATGTCTGATTTACTCGATCCTCGGAACGATTTTGTTTTCAAGCGTATTTTTGGCAGTGAAGAAAATAAAGATGTACTGCTGGTGTTCTTGAACCGAACGTTTGCAGAATCGGGGGAACAGCCGCTGACGGAGATTGTACTCCTTAATCCGTATACCGATAAAGATGCTCCGCTGGATAAACAGTCCATATTTGATATTTGGGCGAAAACAGCTGAAGGTAAATTGATAAACATTGAAATGCAGTTATTTAATAAATATGACATCGAAAAGCGTACCCTATACTACTGGAGTAAGCGTTATTCGAGCCAGCTGCAGGAAGGTCAAACATACAAGGAATTGAAAAAGTGCGTTACCATTAATATTTTAAATTACTCGTTTATCGCGAACGAGCGTTATCATAATGTGTTTCATCTGAGGGAAGACCACACCGGACTCGAACTGAGTGATGATCTTGAAGTGCATTTCATGGAGCTGTCCAAACTGGACGATCAATCCGTTCCGATGGAAGGTGGGCTGATCAACTGGCTTTTGTTTCTGAAAGGTGCGGATAAATCCAATTGGGAGGTGTTGCAAATGAATGAACCTACTTTGAAGAAGGCAATGGATACGCTGGAGTTCTTGAGTCAGGATCAGGAAGCACGTCGTTTGTATGAAGAGCGTCAGAAGTATTTGCATGATGAAGCTTCCATGATTGAGTGGGCTACGGAAAAGGGAATAGCTCAAGGAATAGCCAAGGGAATAGAAAAGGGATTAGTAGAAGGGGAAAAAAGAAAGGCGATTGAGATTGCAAAAAACATGTTATCATTTGGCATCGAAGTTTCAGTCATTGCCAAAACGAGTGGTCTAACTGAATCTGAAGTTGAGGCGTTGAAAGACTAG